The proteins below come from a single Anaerosporomusa subterranea genomic window:
- a CDS encoding branched-chain amino acid aminotransferase, producing MTKLANIDWGNLGFSYIKTDFRYVSNWKDGKWDEGKLVTDNKLTISEGSTALHYGQQCFEGLKAYRTKNGDIQLFRPYENAKRINNSAQRLLMPEIPEEKFIDAILQVVRANEAYVPPYGTGGTLYIRPLLIGVGDNIGVGPASEYLFCVFCIPVGPYYKGGMKPVNYTVSDYDRAAPYGTGMAKVGGNYAASLYSHELARKSGFADCIYLDPTTHTKIEEVGAANFFGITKDDEFVTPQSPSILPSITKYSLLYLAKEFLHLKVAERDVLIDNLDEFKEAGACGTAAVITPIGGIQYKDKLHVFHSETEVGPVTQKLYDTLCGIQFGDLEAPGGWILKV from the coding sequence ATGACTAAGTTAGCAAATATTGATTGGGGTAATTTAGGGTTTAGCTACATTAAAACAGACTTTCGTTATGTTTCTAATTGGAAAGATGGCAAGTGGGATGAAGGCAAACTGGTAACTGATAATAAACTGACAATCAGCGAGGGGTCGACAGCGTTACACTATGGTCAGCAATGTTTCGAAGGATTGAAAGCCTACAGAACAAAAAATGGCGATATCCAACTTTTCCGTCCTTATGAAAATGCCAAACGGATCAATAACAGCGCTCAGCGTCTGCTAATGCCGGAAATTCCCGAAGAAAAGTTTATCGATGCCATTTTACAAGTGGTACGGGCGAATGAAGCCTATGTTCCTCCTTACGGTACTGGCGGGACTCTTTATATCAGACCGCTTCTGATCGGAGTGGGAGATAATATTGGTGTCGGTCCAGCTTCTGAATATTTGTTCTGCGTTTTCTGCATTCCCGTAGGTCCTTACTATAAAGGGGGCATGAAGCCTGTCAATTATACTGTTTCCGATTATGATCGCGCAGCTCCCTATGGAACAGGCATGGCCAAAGTAGGTGGCAACTATGCAGCCAGCCTCTACTCCCATGAGTTGGCGAGAAAAAGCGGCTTTGCTGATTGCATTTATCTTGATCCAACAACACATACAAAAATTGAAGAAGTTGGCGCAGCTAATTTCTTCGGTATCACGAAAGATGATGAATTTGTCACGCCGCAATCTCCTTCGATTTTGCCCAGCATCACGAAGTATTCGCTTCTATATCTAGCCAAAGAGTTTTTACACTTAAAAGTGGCAGAGCGGGACGTCTTGATCGATAATCTCGATGAATTTAAAGAAGCGGGTGCTTGCGGAACTGCGGCTGTTATTACGCCGATTGGTGGTATTCAATACAAAGATAAGCTCCACGTCTTCCATAGCGAAACAGAAGTGGGACCGGTTACTCAAAAGCTATACGATACTCTTTGCGGTATTCAATTCGGTGATTTGGAAGCACCAGGTGGATGGATTCTTAAGGTTTAA
- a CDS encoding DoxX family protein, producing the protein MLKKQELGILVLRVVLGIVFLAHGMAKFNSGIEKVAGWFASMGLPGFMAYFVATLEVAGGTALIAGLGTRIISFLLATTMIGAIVKVKLAAGLLGSGKASGYELELVLLAMAICLALSGGGEYSLDSLLSKFNSKKNDNKAI; encoded by the coding sequence ATGTTAAAGAAACAAGAACTCGGAATTCTGGTTTTACGTGTTGTATTAGGTATCGTATTTTTGGCCCACGGTATGGCTAAATTTAATTCGGGTATCGAAAAAGTGGCAGGCTGGTTTGCCAGCATGGGGTTGCCTGGATTTATGGCTTATTTCGTAGCTACTTTAGAAGTGGCTGGAGGAACAGCCCTAATTGCTGGTCTTGGGACACGCATTATTTCTTTTTTATTAGCAACTACGATGATTGGAGCGATTGTTAAAGTAAAATTGGCTGCTGGCCTTTTGGGTTCTGGAAAGGCGTCCGGATATGAGCTGGAGCTTGTCCTGTTAGCCATGGCGATATGCCTTGCATTAAGCGGCGGTGGAGAATATTCACTAGACTCCCTGCTTTCTAAATTCAATAGCAAGAAGAACGATAATAAAGCAATATAA
- the glmM gene encoding phosphoglucosamine mutase — translation MGRLFGTDGVRGVANSELTPELAFRLGRAATYHFGQEQANPVLIIGRDTRVSGQMLEAALAAGICSAGGQAILVGVVPTPAVAFLTHRLGAQAGVVISASHNPFQDNGIKFFAQNGYKLPDSVEDELEALVLAAADSMPRPAGSEVGQIVYRPDLIQQYIDYAVGTVTETFKNLKIVIDCANGAAFEAAPSVYRRLGATVVSLHDMPDGININHHCGSTHMESLQQAVLREKADLGIAHDGDADRCLFVDEKGEIVDGDQMMTICALDFMRQGKLKDNTLVATVMSNIGLHQAMKKAGLRVEVTAVGDRYVLEAMRANGFSLGGEQSGHIIFGEYSTTGDGIVTALQVLSAVVQSGKPMSELAAQMTRFPQLLVNVRVKTKNGWQENQAIANAIRQGEGELGDNGRILVRPSGTEPLIRVMAEEPDQVQLDQIVNRIASVIQQEQSH, via the coding sequence ATGGGAAGATTATTTGGCACTGATGGCGTGCGCGGAGTCGCAAATTCTGAACTTACTCCGGAACTGGCATTTCGCCTGGGCCGGGCGGCAACATATCATTTTGGACAAGAACAGGCAAATCCGGTATTAATCATTGGACGTGACACACGCGTATCTGGGCAGATGTTAGAAGCAGCCTTAGCGGCTGGCATATGCTCTGCCGGCGGACAGGCTATCCTCGTTGGCGTTGTACCAACACCGGCGGTCGCTTTTCTGACTCATCGCTTAGGCGCTCAAGCTGGGGTGGTTATCTCAGCTTCTCATAATCCTTTTCAGGATAACGGAATAAAGTTTTTTGCTCAGAATGGCTATAAATTGCCTGACTCTGTTGAAGATGAGTTGGAGGCGCTAGTACTGGCTGCTGCTGACTCAATGCCTCGCCCTGCCGGCTCAGAGGTAGGACAGATTGTTTACCGCCCAGACTTAATCCAACAGTATATCGACTATGCAGTTGGGACTGTGACAGAGACCTTCAAGAATCTGAAGATTGTCATCGACTGTGCTAACGGCGCGGCATTTGAAGCTGCTCCTAGTGTATACCGCCGATTAGGCGCAACCGTTGTTTCTTTGCATGACATGCCTGATGGCATCAATATTAATCATCACTGTGGTTCAACCCACATGGAGAGTTTGCAACAGGCTGTACTGCGGGAGAAAGCCGATCTGGGGATTGCCCATGATGGTGACGCCGACCGTTGCTTGTTTGTTGATGAGAAAGGCGAAATCGTGGATGGCGACCAGATGATGACTATCTGTGCCCTCGATTTTATGCGTCAAGGAAAACTGAAAGACAACACACTTGTTGCGACTGTTATGAGTAATATCGGCCTGCATCAGGCAATGAAAAAAGCTGGCCTTAGAGTTGAAGTTACGGCTGTGGGTGACCGCTATGTGCTGGAAGCCATGCGGGCGAACGGCTTTTCGTTAGGTGGAGAGCAATCCGGTCATATCATCTTTGGTGAATACAGTACGACCGGCGATGGCATAGTTACTGCTTTGCAGGTGTTGTCCGCAGTGGTGCAATCAGGTAAGCCTATGTCAGAATTAGCGGCCCAAATGACTCGCTTTCCCCAACTCTTAGTCAATGTTAGGGTCAAAACTAAAAATGGCTGGCAAGAAAACCAAGCGATAGCCAACGCAATTCGCCAAGGTGAGGGTGAGTTGGGAGATAACGGTCGGATCTTAGTCCGACCATCCGGAACTGAGCCATTAATCCGAGTAATGGCAGAAGAACCTGACCAAGTACAATTAGATCAGATAGTTAACAGGATTGCGTCAGTTATTCAACAGGAACAATCTCATTGA
- a CDS encoding CDGSH iron-sulfur domain-containing protein produces the protein MEKPVIGKKEPIAVEVKKGETYYWCSCGKSSKQPFCDGSHQGTSFTPLAFTAEKDETAYLCACKCTKNPPFCDGTHKSL, from the coding sequence ATGGAAAAACCAGTAATTGGCAAAAAAGAGCCTATTGCTGTTGAAGTTAAGAAGGGGGAAACCTATTATTGGTGTTCCTGCGGAAAAAGCTCTAAACAACCCTTTTGTGATGGATCACACCAGGGAACTTCATTTACTCCATTAGCATTTACTGCCGAGAAAGATGAAACAGCTTATTTATGTGCATGTAAGTGTACTAAAAACCCTCCATTCTGTGATGGAACCCACAAGAGTCTTTAG
- a CDS encoding NAD(P)/FAD-dependent oxidoreductase: MIRITDYRVPIEDETPLPRLAAKRLKLPTGIITQATIIRKALDARRKGNIAFVYTLDVQVNGPEAQIVQRMRDSHVALVVEPPPEPVFYGHQQLTDRPVIVGFGPAGMLAALTLAEHGYHPLVLEQGRDIDRRTADVAAFWQTGKLDEISNVQFGEGGAGTFSDGKLTTRVTDPRMRQVLDQYIEAGAPPEIRYLYKPHIGTDRLRHVVKNIRQKVIALGGEVRFEAKVADIILRDGQVQGVVLADGSVIACSTLLLGIGHSARDTYELLQRRGVAMEPKPFAIGVRIEHPQEMIDSAQYGQSAGHKQLSPADYALVYHDKSSGRTAYSFCMCPGGLVVAAASEHGGVVTNGMSLYQRASGIANSALVVNVTTADYGGEVLGGIEFQRRYEQLAFQLAGGDYRAPAQTVGSFLSGSLATKSPLLKPSYRPGIVQTPLEKCLPDFVIHTLQQALPDWGRKIRGFNHPEAVMTGVETRTSAPVRIVRQDFQSVSVQGLYPIGEGAGYAGGIMSASLDGMNAALTLMKTFQPPR; encoded by the coding sequence TTGATACGAATCACAGACTATCGCGTACCCATAGAGGACGAAACACCGCTGCCGAGGCTTGCGGCTAAGCGATTAAAATTGCCAACTGGCATTATTACTCAAGCGACGATTATTCGCAAGGCGCTCGACGCTAGGCGTAAAGGCAATATTGCGTTCGTCTATACTCTAGATGTTCAAGTCAACGGACCTGAGGCGCAAATCGTGCAACGTATGAGAGATTCACATGTGGCTTTGGTGGTAGAACCGCCGCCAGAGCCTGTTTTTTATGGCCATCAGCAACTAACAGATCGCCCTGTCATTGTTGGGTTCGGCCCTGCGGGCATGTTGGCTGCTTTGACCTTGGCTGAGCATGGCTATCATCCTTTAGTACTTGAACAGGGCAGGGATATTGATCGCCGTACTGCCGATGTCGCTGCTTTTTGGCAGACCGGTAAACTTGATGAAATCTCGAATGTGCAGTTTGGCGAGGGTGGCGCCGGGACGTTTTCCGATGGCAAGCTAACAACGCGGGTAACTGATCCGCGTATGCGCCAAGTGCTAGATCAATATATCGAGGCAGGAGCGCCACCGGAAATTCGCTATTTATATAAACCTCATATCGGTACCGATCGTTTACGTCACGTTGTTAAGAACATTCGCCAGAAAGTAATTGCCTTAGGCGGAGAAGTGCGATTTGAAGCAAAAGTGGCTGATATCATTCTGCGGGATGGACAAGTTCAGGGGGTTGTCTTAGCTGACGGCAGCGTTATTGCCTGTTCGACACTGTTATTAGGTATTGGTCATAGTGCCAGAGACACGTATGAACTCTTGCAGCGACGGGGAGTAGCGATGGAGCCAAAGCCCTTTGCGATCGGGGTTCGTATCGAGCATCCGCAAGAGATGATTGACTCAGCTCAATATGGTCAGTCCGCCGGACACAAGCAATTGAGTCCAGCCGATTATGCATTAGTCTATCATGACAAATCCAGCGGTAGGACAGCCTATTCCTTTTGCATGTGTCCAGGCGGGTTAGTTGTGGCCGCTGCATCTGAGCACGGTGGGGTTGTCACCAACGGTATGAGCCTGTATCAACGTGCGTCCGGAATAGCCAATAGCGCGCTGGTTGTAAACGTTACAACTGCTGATTATGGCGGAGAGGTACTCGGCGGAATAGAATTTCAGCGACGCTATGAACAGTTAGCTTTTCAATTGGCTGGTGGTGACTATCGGGCACCAGCTCAGACAGTGGGCAGCTTTCTTTCAGGCTCGCTCGCTACTAAATCTCCCTTACTAAAGCCTAGCTATCGACCAGGAATTGTTCAAACGCCTTTGGAAAAATGTCTGCCCGATTTTGTCATACATACTTTGCAACAGGCACTACCCGATTGGGGCAGAAAAATTCGCGGTTTCAATCATCCGGAAGCTGTCATGACCGGTGTTGAGACTCGTACATCAGCACCGGTGCGAATTGTGCGCCAAGACTTTCAATCAGTGTCTGTCCAAGGCTTATACCCAATAGGCGAAGGAGCAGGCTATGCCGGAGGGATCATGAGCGCTTCGTTAGATGGCATGAACGCTGCATTGACACTAATGAAGACCTTCCAACCACCTCGGTGA
- the glmS gene encoding glutamine--fructose-6-phosphate transaminase (isomerizing), which produces MCGIVGYVGPKQAADFLLEGMSKLEYRGYDSAGIAVFDGQTIAVQKSVGRLNNLEMKLGSSLPKGNMGIGHTRWATHGRPSDLNSHPHTDCSGDFVIVHNGIIENYLHLKEDLIAKGHVFASETDTEVVAHLLEECYQGDFEAAVKKVLTIIEGSYALVFMSKHDPGKIICSKQDNPLVIGLGEGENFIASDIPAIINYTRKTYILSDGEMAIVTPESVWVMNRQGVPVSKKVFEVNWDAEAAEKGGYEHFMIKEIYEQPKAIRETMSGRLAKDDSSIIFDELKWTKDDLANINKIFIIACGTAYHAGIVGKYYLEQLARVPVEVDIASEFRYRSPLVDENTLTLVISQSGETSDTLAALKEAKRLGARTIAITNVVGSSIAREADQVIYTWAGPEIAVASTKAYTTQLVSVCMFAIYIAGMRGTLPVETIKTLIRGLRELPAQAHELLEDVEPIKTFAQQYGFAEDVFFIGRSLDYAVALEGALKLKEISYIHAEAYAAGELKHGTLALIVDGVPVIALATQHDVYEKTLSNIKEVKARDAVVIGIGLKGDKQLVKYVDHTIYIPATEKYLTPILTVIPLQLLAYYAAVTRGCDVDKPRNLAKSVTVE; this is translated from the coding sequence ATGTGTGGTATTGTTGGATATGTTGGCCCCAAACAGGCGGCTGATTTTTTACTAGAGGGCATGAGCAAGCTCGAATATAGAGGATACGACTCGGCTGGTATCGCGGTCTTTGACGGACAAACGATTGCGGTTCAAAAAAGTGTTGGTCGGCTAAATAACCTTGAAATGAAACTAGGATCGTCTCTGCCCAAAGGAAATATGGGCATTGGTCATACTCGATGGGCAACTCACGGCAGGCCGTCAGATCTGAATTCGCATCCCCATACAGATTGCAGTGGCGACTTTGTCATCGTGCATAACGGCATTATCGAGAATTACCTGCATCTGAAAGAAGACCTGATTGCTAAAGGCCATGTATTTGCCTCTGAAACAGATACTGAAGTGGTAGCACACTTGTTGGAAGAGTGTTATCAGGGAGATTTTGAAGCCGCCGTCAAGAAGGTATTGACAATCATCGAAGGCTCCTATGCTTTAGTATTTATGTCTAAACACGATCCCGGCAAGATCATTTGCAGTAAACAAGATAATCCCTTAGTCATTGGCTTAGGTGAGGGTGAGAACTTTATTGCCTCAGACATTCCTGCCATCATCAACTATACAAGAAAGACGTATATCTTAAGTGATGGTGAAATGGCAATCGTGACCCCAGAATCTGTCTGGGTAATGAACCGCCAAGGCGTGCCGGTGAGCAAAAAAGTATTTGAAGTCAACTGGGATGCCGAAGCTGCTGAAAAAGGCGGCTACGAGCATTTTATGATCAAAGAGATTTATGAACAACCCAAAGCCATTCGTGAAACTATGAGCGGTCGTCTGGCTAAAGATGACAGCTCCATTATCTTTGACGAACTAAAATGGACCAAAGATGACTTGGCAAACATTAATAAGATATTTATTATCGCTTGCGGTACGGCCTATCATGCCGGAATTGTCGGCAAATACTACCTAGAACAGTTAGCCCGGGTTCCGGTTGAAGTAGATATCGCTTCTGAGTTCCGCTATCGTTCACCGTTAGTGGATGAGAATACCTTAACCCTTGTGATCAGCCAATCTGGTGAAACTAGCGACACCCTGGCGGCGTTAAAAGAAGCAAAACGCCTAGGAGCGAGAACCATAGCGATTACCAACGTGGTAGGATCCTCCATTGCCCGCGAAGCCGACCAAGTCATTTACACATGGGCTGGCCCGGAGATTGCGGTTGCCTCGACTAAAGCCTATACCACTCAGTTGGTCAGTGTATGCATGTTCGCTATCTATATTGCAGGCATGCGCGGCACTCTGCCTGTCGAAACAATTAAAACCTTAATCAGGGGCTTGCGGGAACTGCCCGCCCAAGCCCATGAACTGCTTGAGGATGTAGAGCCGATTAAAACATTTGCTCAACAATACGGCTTTGCTGAAGACGTTTTCTTCATCGGCAGATCGCTCGACTATGCGGTTGCACTGGAAGGCGCGCTAAAACTCAAAGAGATTTCTTATATACACGCCGAAGCCTATGCCGCCGGCGAGCTTAAGCACGGGACTCTGGCCTTGATCGTTGACGGCGTTCCTGTCATTGCCCTGGCAACACAGCATGATGTCTATGAGAAAACCCTCAGCAACATCAAGGAAGTCAAGGCTCGTGACGCTGTCGTTATCGGCATTGGTCTGAAGGGTGACAAACAGTTAGTTAAGTATGTTGATCATACTATCTATATTCCGGCGACAGAGAAATACCTCACTCCGATCTTGACCGTCATTCCGCTGCAACTGTTAGCCTATTATGCTGCTGTAACGCGTGGCTGTGATGTTGATAAGCCGAGAAACTTGGCAAAGAGTGTAACAGTGGAATAA
- the cdaA gene encoding diadenylate cyclase CdaA → MLLQIRGILATMNPLDIIDIVIVAIVLYKFFYMIKDTRAVALLKGLVVLLVMTLVSKWFGLNVINWLLQKSATVVLVALPIVFQPELRRALEQLGRGGLFRKNVFLSAQEAEIFINELVKSAVTLSRNKIGALLVIEREIGLNDYMEQGIKIDGIVSSEFIINIFIPNTPLHDGATIIRGNRVMAAGCLLPLTEANNLNKELGTRHRAAIGLTEQTDAIVLVVSEETGVISLARGGQLLRYLDAEGLKKNLLPLFFTKQTGLSDLLRWRPTK, encoded by the coding sequence ATGCTGCTACAAATACGGGGCATTTTAGCAACGATGAACCCGCTGGACATTATCGATATCGTCATTGTGGCCATAGTCCTGTACAAGTTTTTTTATATGATAAAGGATACGCGAGCAGTTGCTCTCCTAAAGGGCTTAGTTGTGCTTTTGGTCATGACTCTGGTGAGCAAATGGTTCGGTCTGAATGTCATCAATTGGTTGCTGCAAAAGTCGGCGACAGTCGTGCTAGTTGCGTTGCCAATTGTTTTTCAGCCTGAATTGCGCCGTGCCTTAGAACAATTGGGTAGAGGCGGCTTATTCCGCAAAAACGTCTTTTTAAGTGCGCAAGAGGCTGAAATCTTTATCAACGAGCTGGTTAAATCAGCTGTTACCTTATCACGCAATAAGATTGGGGCATTGCTTGTTATTGAACGTGAGATTGGGCTTAATGATTACATGGAACAAGGCATCAAGATTGACGGGATTGTGTCATCCGAATTTATTATCAATATATTCATTCCTAATACCCCGCTTCATGATGGGGCAACAATCATACGCGGCAATCGGGTTATGGCAGCTGGCTGTTTATTGCCGTTGACTGAAGCAAACAATTTAAATAAAGAATTAGGCACACGGCATCGTGCTGCTATTGGACTTACCGAACAAACTGATGCCATTGTGCTTGTCGTCAGTGAAGAAACGGGCGTTATCTCCCTTGCCCGCGGCGGACAGCTGCTACGCTATCTAGATGCAGAAGGCTTGAAAAAGAATTTGCTGCCCCTGTTTTTTACAAAGCAGACGGGGCTAAGTGATCTCTTACGCTGGAGGCCTACAAAATGA
- the argH gene encoding argininosuccinate lyase — translation MAKLWGGRFAKNTDAMVEEFTSSIAFDQRMYREDIAGSIAHARMLAKCGIIETEEAETIITGLSGILADIEAGNFSFEVSLEDIHMNIEKRLTERIGPVGGKLHTARSRNDQVALDTHMYLKREIADIAERLVDLQQSILETAEKHKTIIMPGYTHLQRAQPILFSHHLMAYFFMLARDFSRLGGVWERTDIMPLGAGALAGTTFPIDRFFVAEQLGFNKVYENSLDAVSDRDYVLEFLSFASILMMHLSRLSEEIILWSTAEFSFIELDDAHCTGSSIMPQKKNPDVSELVRGKSGRVFGHLMAMLTIAKGLPLAYNKDFQEDKEGLFDTIDTVKFSITVYAAMIKAMRINGNRMEQTLTQDFSNATDMADYLVKKGLPFRQAHEVVGKSVRYCIENGKFLMDLSLEEFRQFSPLFAEDIQDAIRVETCVANRNSFGGTSYQQVELAIKSAQQTVISEREKAKMFTASK, via the coding sequence ATGGCTAAACTTTGGGGTGGCAGATTTGCCAAGAATACAGACGCAATGGTGGAGGAGTTCACCTCCTCCATTGCCTTTGATCAACGCATGTATCGCGAAGACATTGCGGGCAGTATTGCCCATGCCCGCATGTTGGCTAAATGCGGCATAATTGAAACAGAGGAAGCGGAAACGATTATCACTGGGCTTTCAGGCATTCTTGCAGATATTGAAGCTGGAAACTTTTCGTTTGAAGTCTCGCTTGAAGATATTCACATGAATATCGAGAAGCGCCTGACTGAACGTATCGGGCCAGTCGGCGGCAAGCTGCACACTGCCCGCAGCCGCAATGACCAAGTTGCTCTAGACACCCATATGTATTTAAAGCGGGAGATCGCTGATATCGCAGAACGACTGGTTGATCTGCAACAGTCTATTCTTGAAACCGCGGAAAAACATAAAACGATCATTATGCCCGGTTACACGCATTTGCAGAGAGCGCAGCCGATCCTGTTTTCTCACCATCTGATGGCATATTTCTTTATGTTGGCGCGGGACTTCTCACGCTTAGGCGGAGTATGGGAACGGACAGACATTATGCCGCTTGGTGCTGGGGCGCTAGCTGGCACGACGTTCCCCATCGATCGTTTCTTTGTTGCCGAACAGCTCGGTTTTAACAAGGTCTATGAAAATAGTTTGGACGCAGTTAGTGACCGGGATTATGTCCTGGAGTTTCTATCTTTTGCGTCGATTCTGATGATGCATCTGAGCCGGTTGAGTGAGGAGATTATTCTTTGGTCAACGGCAGAGTTTTCGTTTATTGAACTTGACGATGCTCACTGCACAGGTTCTAGCATCATGCCGCAGAAGAAAAATCCTGATGTCTCAGAATTAGTGCGCGGCAAAAGTGGACGAGTGTTTGGTCATTTGATGGCTATGCTGACCATTGCCAAAGGGCTGCCGCTCGCCTATAACAAAGACTTCCAAGAAGACAAAGAAGGCTTGTTTGATACGATTGACACAGTGAAGTTTAGTATTACCGTCTATGCGGCTATGATAAAAGCCATGCGAATTAACGGCAATCGCATGGAACAAACGCTAACTCAAGACTTTTCAAATGCGACCGATATGGCTGATTATCTAGTGAAAAAAGGCCTGCCGTTTCGCCAGGCTCATGAAGTGGTCGGGAAAAGCGTCCGTTACTGTATCGAAAACGGCAAGTTCTTAATGGATTTATCCTTAGAAGAGTTTCGCCAGTTCTCGCCTCTATTTGCAGAAGACATTCAAGATGCCATACGAGTTGAAACCTGCGTTGCTAACCGGAACTCCTTCGGCGGTACGTCTTACCAACAGGTGGAGCTGGCAATCAAGTCTGCTCAGCAAACGGTAATTTCCGAGCGAGAAAAAGCGAAGATGTTTACTGCTTCGAAATAG
- a CDS encoding YbbR-like domain-containing protein — translation MRENGSKNAIAKVIALVLATILWLYVMNEQNPPMETSFTSSLEIRNVAASSVIIDAPDTVKVKVRAPRSLIAGISTKDIKPYIDVKGLAEGRHSLQVRVNLPPSIELVDITPEKTTIKVDAALQRKFAVAVRMTGTPSMGTVVGKTEVEPGQVTVQGPKSAVDAIDKVVAAIDLTGKTKDIVEEVPAVIYGRDGREVEGLSINPAKVTVKAAISQIPNKKTVDVKTVIYGDLPTGIVLHRITGSPEKVELQGDPFVLEKIEFVYTEPINVNGIDKNTKKDVKLQLKEGVTATPSSVSVQLEVGPPVR, via the coding sequence ATGAGGGAAAATGGATCGAAAAATGCAATTGCCAAAGTAATTGCTCTGGTGTTAGCTACTATCCTTTGGCTGTATGTTATGAATGAGCAGAATCCACCGATGGAGACCAGTTTTACGTCTTCGCTTGAAATTCGCAATGTGGCTGCTTCGTCAGTAATCATAGACGCCCCTGATACGGTTAAAGTCAAGGTGAGAGCTCCCCGCAGCTTGATTGCTGGCATTTCAACAAAAGATATTAAACCATATATCGATGTAAAAGGTCTTGCGGAAGGACGGCACTCTCTGCAAGTGCGTGTTAACTTACCGCCGAGCATCGAATTAGTTGATATTACTCCTGAAAAAACCACCATTAAAGTGGATGCAGCTTTGCAACGGAAATTCGCTGTGGCTGTTCGCATGACTGGAACGCCTAGTATGGGTACCGTGGTTGGTAAGACTGAGGTAGAACCTGGGCAAGTGACAGTTCAAGGACCCAAAAGCGCGGTTGATGCCATTGACAAGGTCGTGGCGGCAATTGACTTGACAGGAAAAACCAAGGATATTGTTGAAGAAGTTCCTGCCGTTATCTATGGCCGTGATGGCCGGGAAGTGGAGGGATTGTCGATTAATCCGGCTAAGGTAACGGTGAAAGCCGCTATTAGCCAAATACCAAACAAGAAGACAGTTGATGTAAAAACAGTTATATACGGAGACTTGCCTACAGGAATTGTGTTGCATCGTATTACCGGTTCACCGGAAAAAGTGGAACTCCAAGGCGATCCATTTGTGCTAGAAAAGATTGAATTCGTCTATACTGAGCCAATAAACGTTAACGGAATTGATAAGAATACCAAGAAAGATGTAAAATTGCAACTTAAAGAAGGCGTGACTGCGACTCCTTCCTCAGTATCTGTCCAGTTAGAAGTGGGTCCGCCTGTTAGATAG